Part of the Cercospora beticola chromosome 5, complete sequence genome is shown below.
GCGTGATGTATGTGGAAGCACGCGGACTGAGTAAGTACGGAGCGACTCCTGAAAGCTGAAGCTGACAACTGCGTGACGCTGGTATGAAGTCCAATGAAAGTCAAGACAGTGCTGGAGAGTCCCCGGAAGGCTTCGCAGCGGTAGGCGCGAAAGCAGCCGTTGGCTTCACGTCAAGCTTCACCCACCGACTCCCTCTCCATCTCGACGCAGCACTCCGCCAGAAAGCACAGCACCGCTGGCGGCACCTCCAATGCGTTGGTCAGACGCCTACTATCCACGTCCAAGATGAAGATCACACCGAGCAGCAACGAGACGCTCTCATCCTCCGCTACAGCCACGCTCCACAGACGACCGGAACGCGACTTCCGCGTGAGGATTGAGTCAACGGCGACGACGCGCGCTGCGTGTTTTGGCAGAATGACGCGACTGCTCTTTCCTGTCGGCAGGGCCAACGCCGCTGCCTCTCTTCCAGCTCAAGGGTCACACCACTCCCTCTTGCCCAAACCCCCATTGACTTTCTTGTCCGCTCTTTCGACACCCACGAGTTTCTTCCTTCATTGTACGGGAAGCCGAAGGCGACCGCGCtccttcttcatcgccgcaTACCGGCGACTAGGACGCTCGTTCGATCCGAAGACAGCGCATTGCGCCGCGCGCATCACCAACTTTGCGCATCGTCTTTCCGCGGCATTTCGAATTCTTAGCAAACAGCGCCTGCCTCACCCTCCGCAACGATGCGCTTCGAGGACTGGgacgtcctcgtcttcccgGGGACCGGCGTCGAGGCGCATATACCGATAAAGGAGTTCGGCGTCGAGTGCTATGGCGTGACGGACGATAGGCTTCTTAAGGATGGTATGGATCCTACGAGTCCCTTCGAGATCATCGGAAGCTGACGACGATTCAACAGAATCCATCACCGCGCCACTGTTGACTGCTTTCATCCCCAGCCTTAGGGCTGGCGAGCCATTCCAGATTTCACTGCACTCGTGGAAGCCCAGACCATTCAACTTCCGCCCAGCTGGCAACTCTCGTCCCGATCGACCACAAGTCTGGCAGTTCAAAGTCACCGTCGATGGACAGGTCAAGTGCGTCGACACTATGACTGCCGACGTACAGTGGCCAAAGGCACTTCATCTGGCTACTGCTCAGGTCGGACCCAATGGCCAGCCAGATCAGTTGCGCTTCCCGCCTTTCTATCAGGAGAGCGTGTATGCCAACAAGTGGCATCCGTACGCCGAGAAGGGACGCATCAAGGTGGAGATCTCTGAGGGCTTTCTGGAGCGGACGGATCGGGATGCCAAGTTTGTGAAGTTGACGGTGCATGTCATTTTCAATTTCCAGCATGCTCCAATGGGTGAGTGCGAACATTCTAGATCTCTGTGCTCGAATGAAGTTCAGGATACAGAGCTGACTCTTCTCAGATGTTCTCCGAGCCTGCGGCAAAGCCTGGCCGAGCCAGGAAATGTTGAGGGAGAAGCGCGTCTGGGCTCCTCATCTCATGCCAGACATGCCGAATGAGTTTCACACGGCCGAGTATCAGGATCCTGAGCGCTTCCGTCACCACTCATCCGTTGGCCCGCAGAAGAAGGTTCAGAAGCGTCGTGCGAGCGCTTACAGTGCCTTCATGTCATCTTCTCCGATGTTCAGCAACAACGCGGGTGCTCCACCGCCGACCCCGACGTATGCCAATTCTGGCTATCCCATGAGTCTTCCACAGGATGGCAACAGTAGTCGCTCCACCTCTGCATACAGCACTCTCTCCAGGTCCGGTATGCCGTTGAGCGTCGCTAATGGCATGGTGcacttcgctgctgctctgcctgCCCCAGCGCCATACCCAAGCAATCAGCATGGACTCCTTCCCAACGACCGTCCGGCAAACGACACAAATATGGAGGTGCGCATCCCGAGTGACCAGCTACAGAAGGTGGTCGatctgctgcagcgccgTGCTAGCGGAAGCATCATGGCTCCGCCTCCACTGCCGAGCCATATCATGGACACCAAAGCAGACGTGGAGAAGTTGGAAGAGGCCGCTGCCACGACCGAAAATCCCGATGGTGACGGCAACATGATGATCGATCGCCGTGGTACATCTCGTTCGAACATCTCGGATGTCAGCATGCATGCTGGCTGTGCGGACTTTCCACGCTGCACgactgaggacgaggataggCGCATCGTTCATCAAACGGGCTCTGGAGTTGCCCCTGCTGCTGTTATGCGCAGCAGGAAAGAGGGTTCAGCTGAGCATGCGGGTGAGTTGGCTATGCAGTAGCAAATAGGTGTCATACTAACTGTTACAAACTAGATCGCGACTTCATGTCCACCGTCATCAATCAGGCCGAGCTTGAGGATCCGGACGAAATGCAGACCGAGCCGAATGAGGGTGGTGGTGAGCGCACTGCATCTTCCGGCTCAGCTGCTGGCACGGGCAAGAAGCGTACTCGCGCTTCCCTGAGGACACTTTCTGTCAACGAGGCCGGTTCGCCAAAGAAGCATGATCGTGACAGCGAGATGGACGTGGATGTCACGTCGGGTCGCAAGGTATGCATTCTAGGCCCTTCCCTGTCTGAGCTGAAGAAACGGAAACATGATACTGACCGACCTACTCTTGCTTTAGCTTCGCAAGCGTGTCACGGCCGGCGGCGACGAGGACGCTTAGCTTTCGACTTCTTTTCGCTGTTTGCAGCCCTTGCTCACGAAATGTGTTCAGCGTGGGCCTCACATGGAGCGCCATGAGTGTACGCATCTTTACTGTCGACAGTTTCATCGATCGAAGAGGTCGATTACGTTGTTATGAGTTTCGGCACGGGTTGTTTGCGCTGGGCGTGTGTGTGGCTCTACTCTGGCGCTGTCTTTGTGCGTGGCAGAATGCTTTGCTCTGTACCATCACAGACTGCCGGCAGCGCAATGGTGGACGGATTTGATGAATTGTTTTGAGAGATACCCTGTACTACTAGTTTTAGTTGTAACATGGATTCCGAAAAAGTCTTGCTTTTGCTTCTGCAATTGTGGAGGGGCTTCGTGGTATCAAAAGTTTTCTGATCAATTCTGCTTCCTGGATTCGCTCTCTTTCTATCACCCCTTCagactaactctattagactttggcATGCTGAACATTCAATTGATTATCTTGAGTATGTATTCTAGGCTGAGGCCTTTTGAGCTTTGGCCGGAGGGGGAATTCCTGTTGCGATGGCGAGGGCGTTAGCTTGTTCGATCAATGGGTCGCCTTCTCCAGTGGGAGAATTTGCGATTATGTTGATGTCGAAGCGTTTGGGTTCGCGGATGTGGGATGCGGTGCTGGTGGTTGTGGatgtggcggaggagggaaTTGTGGAGGGTGGGAGGGTGGAATCTGGGATGGAGTGTGAACGGAGGGGATGGGATGAAGATGGTAAGGGTTCTTGGGATTGCGGAGTGGGAAGATAGTGAGAGGTGATTTTCGAGGATCTAAGGGGTGGATGGGTATGTGGGTGGATGGTACGTACCTTCTGCTTGAGCTGCGAGGTTCTTTTGTTCCTGTTCGTCGCCCATTTGGTTGCGGCCGGTTTCGAAGACTTTGTCTATTTTCGCTCATGTATTAAATTTGGTCCTGCAGTCGAACATTTGGTTGGAGGTGATTCTGGACATACCGAAATCGTACTCGAACCACCTGATATCAGGGTTCAAGCCAGCGAATTTCCAGACTCCGTTGACTTTCTTGTACCAGTGGAGGTTGAAGGAGTGGGCGTGGCCCTTTACGGCGACCTGAGTGAGGGTCTCGTCTGTGTATTTTTGGTGTGGTACGCGGAGTTGGTGGTAGCCTTAGTGCAGTTTTGAATGTCAGCTTACTGGATCTCTGACGTTTCCACACAAGATCGATTTTCGTGAGTGTGTCAACGTACCAATAATCTCATCATCGCTGACTTTCTCCCACTTCGTGCCGCCGATGAAGTGCTGAGTCTTCAATGTCGGGTCTCCAAGGACGTGTGGATCGCTGGCCATTTGAATGAATTCTTCTGCTGGCATTTCTTCCCAGAGCTTGTTGAGGAAACTGCGATAGTCGATTCGGAGGGTTGGTGCAATGCACTTTCGTAGACGCTCCCAGTCTTTGCTGTCGTAGGAGTCGGCCCATTCGTAGACTGCAGCCATGCAGCCTTGCATTTCTGTATAGGCGAAAAGATGGAATTAGTGAGGCCCAGCAAAAGTGGTCAAGTATAATGCCATGCAGATCTGGTGTTGCAGGCGAGAAGAGCTGCTACTTCTGCTGCCATCTGGGCATTACTGTGATCATGCTTTCGAAAGCAGTAGCAACTCTTCTCTGGTTCAGAGTGTGTAACATATTTACTGCTCAGCCCATCACTGAAGATGGTCGCGTAAATCCCTTTCGGTTTGACATCATTTGCAACCACTGTACTGTTTGACCAGCAGTGCAATGTGCTCAACTTGAGCTTGAAAATCTGATATGTAAGAAAGGACTAACCCTCGAGACTGATGAGCTTGACGGGCTCAAGCTGAGTGTCTGCGAAGCCTGGCATCTTTGCGGTTGTATCTGGTGCTGTCGTTTTGTTATGGGTGCCGTTCGATTtgggcggtggtgatgatgaggaagaacgaGCACGCTTCAACGAGCGTGTCGCGCCAGCTTTAATATTGGGATCCATTTTcgctggagctgcagcaCGACGATAGCGCTATGCTAGGGAGATCTGCGGTCGACCGGTAGCGTTGTTGGTTGGTACGACGACATCTTCTCCCCGCCCCAAGTCCGCATGCTGACGCTCGTCACGAAACGTTGCGACGTGCGAACGGTGGGGAGCCGGAAAGGCGAAGTTGCGATGCAGATTAGTCTGGTCGGAGCGTTGTTTCGGAACCGAGCATATCGTCCTGCATGCTGGAGCACCGACTGGACGTTCTACCGATGGCCATGTGGACGCTGTGCTCACAAGAAATGATGGACACGGCGGTTGGGGAGCAGCGTGGGAGCTCCCAGAGCTGTGAGGTCCAAGGGCACTTGGTCGACGTCGGCCGTGCATTGAGCCGAGGTCTATTTTGGGACTAACGTGCTTGATAAGCATGTGAGCCAGATAGGCATGTGAGCTAGTTTTATGAGGTAGATAACTTTGATTCTTGATTTCTCAGGCTATATAAGTCAGAATTACACCAAAGTTGGATTAATTGAATGCTTAGAAGttactctatctaatagaCAGCTCCTTGAGTTATGgccttaaatactatacttgcTATAGGTTAGTTTAGCTCTTAGTTTCTTCTTAAGGTTATTAACTATTTCTATTACCTAACGAGCCTATACCTAAGCCGTGTCTCTAGCAGCCAATTTATTAGTgttaatactaagagtaagcTTAATCTTCTTCCttagagctctataagactataattctttaattatagtctttatattcttatatttagcctatagtaatatcgctatagcttataacttTTGGAACCCTTTTAACAACCtgtctactatatctaagatTAAAGTTAGTAAGCTGttttaatagtttataacCTTAGCCTTAATCTTACTTATTTGCctcttaatctactttagaTTCTAAGAGGTATTCtaagtatctaataaataaggtagtagtagagttagtgTTTTATAACGCAGTATTAGCTTAGAcaatatagcctatagat
Proteins encoded:
- the SCD1 gene encoding Scytalone dehydratase; the protein is MDPNIKAGATRSLKRARSSSSSPPPKSNGTHNKTTAPDTTAKMPGFADTQLEPVKLISLEEMQGCMAAVYEWADSYDSKDWERLRKCIAPTLRIDYRSFLNKLWEEMPAEEFIQMASDPHVLGDPTLKTQHFIGGTKWEKVSDDEIIGYHQLRVPHQKYTDETLTQVAVKGHAHSFNLHWYKKVNGVWKFAGLNPDIRWFEYDFDKVFETGRNQMGDEQEQKNLAAQAEGIPPPAKAQKASA